A DNA window from Castanea sativa cultivar Marrone di Chiusa Pesio chromosome 7, ASM4071231v1 contains the following coding sequences:
- the LOC142642405 gene encoding putative flavin-containing monooxygenase 1 — protein sequence MERKVAIIGAGISGLLACKYTLSKGFHPIVFEAKSNIGGVWTKTIETTRLQTPKVLYQFSDFPWPSSVTEDFPKQHQVFDYIQSYAHHFDLLRHIKFNTKVVSIEYEGLSEEEMQSWTMWSGTDAFLSSKGKWKLMVEDTSSLSTEEYLVDFVILCIGRFSDIPNIPGFPPNQGPEVFHGKVIHSMEYAAMDYESAAKLIKGKQVTVVGFQKSALDIAMECSMANGIEHPCTVLYKTEHWIVPDFFPWGVPLPLLYLNRFAELLIHKPGEGFLLSLLAKILSPVRWAFSKFVESYIKKKLRLAKLGMVPKHSFLQQLSSCLICIMPEKFYDKVEEGSIILKKGTNFSFCKGGVMVNGEEQLLKTDLVILATGFRGDKKLKDIFVSPTFNDYMAGSPNTTVPLYRECIHPRIPQLAVIGFSESVSNLYTSEIRCRWLAELLDGTFKLPSIKDMEKNVEIWDEYMKTYSGQYYRRSCIGAIQIWYNDQLCKDMRWNPKRKKGFIAELLEPYGPLDYVSS from the exons ATGGAAAGAAAGGTAGCCATTATCGGAGCCGGTATCAGTGGCCTCCTGGCTTGCAAGTACACACTGTCAAAGGGTTTCCATCCTATTGTTTTTGAAGCCAAAAGCAACATTGGAGGAGTATGGACCAAAACCATAGAGACCACTAGACTCCAAACTCCAAAAGTACTATATCAGTTCTCAGATTTTCCATGGCCTTCTTCAGTGACAGAAGATTTTCCTAAACAACATCAAGTTTTCGACTATATTCAATCATATGCTCATCATTTTGACTTGCTTAGGCATATCAAATTTAACACCAAAGTTGTCAGTATTGAGTATGAAGGCCTATCTGAGGAAGAGATGCAATCTTGGACTATGTGGAGTGGTACTGATGCGTTTCTCAGTTCCAAAGGGAAATGGAAGCTTATGGTAGAAGATACAAGTAGCCTTTCGACTGAG GAGTACCTAGTGGACTTTGTGATCCTCTGCATTGGGCGATTCAGTGACATTCCAAACATTCCAGGATTCCCTCCAAACCAAGGCCCAGAAGTTTTTCATGGCAAGGTGATACACTCCATGGAATATGCAGCCATGGATTATGAAAGTGCAGCTAAGCTTATCAAAGGGAAGCAAGTCACTGTTGTGGGATTCCAAAAATCTGCTTTGGACATTGCTATGGAATGCTCAATGGCAAATG GCATTGAGCATCCATGTACTGTATTATACAAGACTGAACATTGGATTGTTCCTGATTTCTTTCCTTGGGGTGTGCCTTTACCATTGTTATACCTTAATCGCTTCGCGGAGCTATTGATTCATAAGCCTGGTGAAGGTTTTCTTCTAAGTCTCCTGGCAAAAATTCTTTCACCAGTG AGATGGGCATTCTCCAAATTTGTTGAAAGCTATATAAAAAAGAAGCTTCGGTTGGCAAAGTTAGGAATGGTTCCAAAGCATAGTTTCCTTCAACAACTCAGTTCCTGTTTAATCTGCATAATGCCAGAAAAATTCTATGACAAAGTTGAAGAGGGGAGCATCATTTTGAAGAAAGGTACAAACTTCAGCTTCTGCAAAGGAGGTGTTATGGTTAATGGCGAGGAGCAACTTCTGAAGACTGATTTGGTTATATTGGCTACTGGGTTCAGGGGTGATAAAAAGCTCAAAGACATTTTTGTCTCCCCCACATTTAATGACTATATGGCTGGGTCCCCTAATACTACAGTTCCCCTCTACAG GGAATGCATTCATCCACGAATTCCACAATTAGCGGTAATTGGTTTCTCAGAGAGTGTTTCAAACTTGTATACCTCCGAGATAAGATGCCGATGGCTGGCAGAGCTTCTTGACGGCACGTTCAAATTGCCCAGCATCAAAGACATGGAAAAAAATGTGGAAATATGGGATGAATACATGAAGACATACTCTGGCCAATACTACAGGAGATCCTGCATTGGTGCTATTCAAATATGGTACAATGATCAACTGTGCAAAGACATGAGATGGAACcccaaaagaaagaagggatTCATTGCTGAATTGCTTGAGCCTTATGGCCCATTAGATTATGTTTCCTCATAA